From a region of the Desulfovibrio legallii genome:
- the lysA gene encoding diaminopimelate decarboxylase, translating to MSHIRSSYTDACSFYGRHTPRELAETYGTPLYVYNENILRQRCRELKGLSAHPGFGVNYSVKANANPALLKVARQEGLVVDAMSPGELHMDELAGFTPKEILYISNNNSAAELQNAMVKGLLVSVDSLSQLDLLGSLNPGGKVMVRFNPGIGAGHHAKVITAGKATKFGVTPDKLDDVLALLKRHNLTLAGINQHIGSLFMEPDGYLNAATVLLHLAERLPAATLATLEVIDFGGGFGIPYHKYDNETRLDMADLGARLHALISDWAAQTGYQGRFLVEPGRYVAAECGVLLGRVHAVKNNGDRRYVGTDLGFNVLVRPAMYDSFHDFEIYEAPGACARDALPQTIVGNICESGDILAKDRTLPALHEGDVLGVLDAGAYGFTMGSNYNMRRRPAEVLIQSDGTARLIRRRENLEDLARCLLD from the coding sequence ATGTCGCATATCCGATCCAGCTATACCGACGCCTGCTCTTTTTACGGCCGCCACACCCCCCGCGAACTGGCCGAAACTTACGGCACCCCCCTCTATGTCTACAACGAAAACATCCTGCGCCAACGCTGCCGCGAGCTCAAGGGGCTTTCCGCCCATCCCGGCTTTGGCGTGAACTATTCCGTCAAAGCCAACGCCAACCCGGCCCTGCTCAAGGTGGCGCGCCAGGAAGGCCTGGTGGTGGACGCCATGAGCCCCGGCGAACTCCATATGGACGAACTGGCGGGCTTTACCCCCAAAGAAATCCTGTATATTTCCAACAACAACTCCGCTGCGGAGCTACAGAACGCCATGGTCAAGGGCCTGCTCGTCAGCGTGGATTCCCTCTCTCAACTGGACCTGCTGGGCAGCCTCAACCCCGGCGGCAAGGTCATGGTGCGCTTTAACCCCGGCATCGGCGCGGGGCACCACGCCAAGGTCATCACGGCGGGCAAGGCCACCAAGTTCGGCGTCACCCCGGACAAGCTGGACGATGTACTGGCCCTGCTCAAGCGCCACAATCTGACGCTGGCAGGCATCAACCAGCATATCGGTTCGCTGTTCATGGAGCCGGACGGCTACCTGAACGCCGCCACGGTACTTCTGCACCTGGCCGAACGCCTGCCCGCGGCGACCCTCGCCACGCTGGAGGTCATTGACTTCGGCGGCGGCTTCGGCATCCCTTACCACAAATACGACAACGAAACCCGGCTGGACATGGCCGACCTGGGCGCGCGGCTGCACGCCCTCATCAGCGACTGGGCCGCCCAGACCGGCTACCAGGGGCGTTTTCTTGTGGAGCCCGGCCGCTATGTGGCCGCCGAATGCGGCGTGTTGCTGGGCCGCGTGCACGCCGTGAAAAACAACGGCGACAGGCGCTATGTGGGCACGGACCTGGGCTTTAACGTGCTGGTGCGCCCAGCCATGTACGATTCCTTCCACGACTTTGAAATCTACGAAGCCCCAGGCGCGTGCGCACGCGACGCCCTGCCGCAGACCATTGTGGGCAACATCTGCGAAAGCGGCGACATCCTGGCCAAGGACCGCACCCTACCCGCCCTGCATGAGGGCGACGTCCTGGGCGTGCTGGACGCCGGGGCCTACGGCTTTACCATGGGCTCCAACTACAACATGCGCCGCCGTCCGGCGGAAGTGCTCATCCAGAGCGACGGCACGGCACGGCTCATCCGCCGGCGTGAAAACCTTGAAGACCTGGCGCGCTGCCTCCTGGATTAG
- a CDS encoding FKBP-type peptidyl-prolyl cis-trans isomerase — MGIKKGDTVRAHYTGTLDDGTVFDSSRERDPLEFVQGQGMLIPGFESAVEGHEAGDVVSVTIAPEEAYGEADPELIFTVPRAQVPDHIPLNVGVPLQLSNEQGQMDVTITEVGPEEITLDANHPLAGKSLTFEIEIVSVG, encoded by the coding sequence ATGGGCATCAAAAAAGGCGACACGGTGCGCGCGCACTACACGGGCACCCTTGACGACGGCACGGTATTCGATTCCTCGCGGGAGCGTGATCCTCTGGAATTCGTGCAGGGCCAGGGCATGCTCATCCCCGGTTTCGAGAGCGCCGTGGAAGGGCACGAGGCCGGCGACGTAGTCAGCGTGACCATCGCCCCCGAAGAAGCCTACGGCGAGGCGGACCCGGAGCTGATCTTCACCGTGCCCCGCGCCCAGGTGCCGGACCATATTCCCCTCAATGTGGGCGTGCCCCTGCAGCTTTCCAACGAGCAGGGACAGATGGACGTGACCATCACCGAAGTGGGCCCGGAAGAAATCACCCTGGACGCCAATCACCCCTTGGCGGGCAAAAGCCTGACCTTTGAAATAGAAATCGTCAGCGTCGGCTAG
- a CDS encoding glutamine synthetase III, translated as MSSNTARYDAIQAITGYRPEAAPLNFADTKPTDIFGCNVFNDRVMRERLPKSVYKALHKTVEYGERMDPAIADTVAAVMKDWAIEKGATHFTHIFYPLTGQTAEKHDSFLMPDGNGGVIAEFSGSMLIRGEPDASSFPSGGLRSTFEARGYTAWDVTSPAYIMENPNGTFLCIPTMFLSWTGVALDKKTPLLRSAQALNRQAKRVLRLFDEETEHPVISYAGLEQEYFCIDHNFNFARPDIQIAGRSLFGARPAKGQEFSDQYFGVIPQRVLSYMMEVERELYKLGVPVRTRHNEVAPSQYEIAPLYEVSNLAVDHNHIIMSMLRNVAKRYGLKCLLHEKPFACVNGSGKHVNYSIGNAELGSLFDPGETPHANAKFLVFCAAMIRAVHKFGGLLRTTVASAGNDHRLGANEAPPAIMSIFLGDQLTEVFEAFRAGRVEDAANGKKRRALNLGVDTLPALPADPGDRNRTSPVAFTGNRFEFRALGSSQSAAGSITALNTMMADSLGFAADWLERKLGEGMPFNAALESFIGHVMDEHSAVIFNGDGYSEVWHKEAVRRGLPNLRNTPEALPELTLPEVIALYETHGVLNRAELKARQEIYLEQYCKSVRTEANLVIRMARTVIFPAGMRYQGELAATAAQMQAVGKEARTRTLDEVTEYLRGLQDACGQLEAVLAEVEALGMGMDAARRYCNDVLPQMQEVRRYADHLETRVADDLWPLPNYQEILFGK; from the coding sequence ATGAGCAGCAATACCGCCAGATACGACGCCATCCAGGCCATTACCGGCTATCGTCCGGAAGCGGCCCCCCTCAACTTTGCGGATACCAAACCCACGGATATTTTTGGCTGCAACGTGTTCAACGACCGCGTCATGCGCGAGCGCCTGCCCAAGAGCGTGTACAAGGCTCTGCATAAGACCGTAGAATACGGTGAGCGCATGGACCCTGCCATTGCCGATACCGTGGCTGCAGTCATGAAGGACTGGGCCATCGAAAAAGGCGCTACCCACTTTACCCATATTTTTTATCCCCTTACAGGACAGACGGCGGAAAAGCACGACAGCTTCCTCATGCCCGACGGCAACGGCGGCGTCATTGCCGAATTTTCCGGATCCATGCTCATCCGGGGCGAGCCGGACGCCTCCTCCTTTCCTTCCGGCGGCCTGCGCTCCACCTTTGAAGCGCGCGGCTACACGGCCTGGGACGTGACCAGCCCCGCTTATATCATGGAAAACCCCAACGGCACTTTTTTGTGCATTCCCACCATGTTCCTTTCCTGGACGGGCGTGGCCCTGGACAAAAAAACGCCGCTTTTGCGCTCGGCTCAGGCCCTCAACCGCCAGGCCAAACGGGTGCTGCGCCTCTTTGACGAGGAAACTGAGCACCCCGTCATCTCTTACGCCGGGCTGGAGCAGGAATATTTCTGCATCGACCACAATTTCAACTTTGCCCGGCCCGACATCCAGATCGCCGGGCGGTCGCTGTTTGGCGCGCGCCCGGCCAAGGGGCAGGAATTCAGCGACCAGTATTTTGGGGTCATCCCCCAGCGGGTGCTTTCCTACATGATGGAAGTGGAGCGGGAGCTCTACAAACTGGGCGTGCCCGTGCGCACCCGCCATAATGAGGTGGCCCCCAGCCAGTACGAAATCGCGCCCCTCTATGAGGTGAGCAACCTGGCCGTGGACCACAACCACATCATCATGTCCATGCTGCGCAACGTGGCCAAGCGCTACGGTCTCAAGTGCCTGCTGCACGAAAAACCCTTTGCCTGCGTCAACGGTTCGGGCAAGCACGTCAACTATTCCATCGGCAACGCGGAGCTGGGTTCCCTGTTCGACCCCGGCGAGACCCCGCACGCCAACGCCAAGTTTCTGGTTTTTTGTGCGGCCATGATCCGCGCCGTGCACAAGTTCGGCGGCCTGCTGCGCACCACTGTGGCCAGCGCCGGCAACGACCACCGTCTGGGCGCCAATGAAGCGCCCCCGGCCATCATGTCCATCTTTTTGGGCGACCAGCTTACGGAAGTTTTTGAAGCCTTCCGCGCCGGCAGGGTGGAGGACGCCGCCAACGGCAAAAAGCGCCGGGCCCTTAACCTGGGTGTGGACACCCTGCCCGCCCTGCCCGCCGACCCCGGCGACCGCAATCGCACCAGCCCCGTGGCCTTTACGGGTAACCGCTTTGAGTTCCGGGCCCTGGGCTCCAGCCAGTCCGCTGCAGGTTCCATTACGGCGCTGAACACCATGATGGCCGATTCGCTGGGCTTTGCCGCCGACTGGCTGGAACGCAAACTGGGCGAGGGCATGCCCTTTAACGCCGCCCTGGAATCCTTCATCGGCCATGTCATGGACGAGCACAGCGCCGTTATTTTCAACGGCGACGGCTATTCCGAGGTCTGGCACAAGGAAGCCGTGCGTCGTGGTCTGCCCAACCTGCGCAATACGCCCGAGGCTTTGCCCGAACTGACCCTGCCTGAAGTTATTGCGCTTTACGAAACCCATGGCGTGCTCAACCGCGCGGAACTCAAGGCCCGACAGGAAATTTATCTGGAGCAGTACTGCAAGAGCGTGCGCACTGAGGCCAATCTGGTCATCCGCATGGCTCGTACGGTCATCTTCCCGGCGGGCATGCGCTATCAGGGCGAACTGGCCGCCACGGCGGCGCAGATGCAGGCTGTGGGCAAGGAAGCCCGCACCCGCACCCTGGATGAGGTGACGGAATACCTGCGCGGTCTGCAGGACGCCTGCGGGCAACTGGAGGCGGTACTGGCGGAAGTGGAGGCCCTGGGCATGGGCATGGATGCGGCGCGCCGCTACTGCAACGACGTGTTGCCGCAAATGCAGGAGGTACGCCGCTATGCGGACCATCTGGAAACCCGTGTGGCCGACGATTTGTGGCCCCTGCCCAATTATCAGGAGATTTTGTTCGGCAAGTAG
- a CDS encoding methionine ABC transporter ATP-binding protein → MIEVSGLCKSYGAHEVLHNIDMCVHEGEIFGIVGHSGAGKSTLLRCLNGLEPYQKGSVKVMGVEVAGLEGRRLRELQSKMGMIFQNFNLMARKNVFDNVAFPLAIWHKGNPRKRVMELLELVGLADRAGQRVQSLSGGQKQRVGIARALALNPQVLLCDEATSALDPKTTASILDLLEDINKRLHLTIIMVTHQMEVVKRLCHSLLLLDNGRTVGLGRTEELFLAPGKDMQAFADNEYTLIPGGTNIRLMFPREISQQAVITHMARSLDLDFSIVGGKLERYLDDVFGFLIINVPDQSRDTVLRYLKDHRLYWEILEYPQAEKEAAHDRAAD, encoded by the coding sequence ATGATAGAGGTCAGCGGTCTTTGTAAGAGCTACGGCGCGCACGAGGTCTTGCACAATATTGACATGTGCGTGCACGAGGGCGAAATCTTCGGCATCGTGGGGCATTCCGGCGCGGGCAAGTCTACCTTGCTGCGCTGCCTCAACGGTCTGGAGCCGTACCAGAAGGGCAGCGTGAAGGTCATGGGCGTGGAGGTGGCCGGTCTGGAAGGCCGCCGCCTGCGTGAGCTGCAGAGCAAGATGGGCATGATTTTTCAGAATTTTAATCTCATGGCCCGTAAAAATGTCTTTGACAACGTGGCCTTTCCGCTGGCCATCTGGCACAAGGGCAACCCGCGTAAGCGGGTTATGGAGCTGCTGGAACTGGTGGGCCTGGCGGACAGAGCCGGGCAAAGGGTGCAGAGTCTGAGCGGCGGGCAGAAGCAGCGCGTGGGCATTGCCCGCGCCCTGGCCCTGAATCCGCAGGTGTTGCTTTGCGACGAGGCCACCTCGGCCTTGGACCCCAAGACCACGGCCTCCATTCTGGACCTGCTGGAGGACATCAACAAGCGTCTGCACCTGACCATCATCATGGTCACGCACCAGATGGAGGTGGTCAAGCGCCTTTGCCACAGCCTGCTTTTGCTGGACAACGGCCGCACCGTGGGCCTGGGCCGGACAGAGGAGCTCTTTCTCGCGCCCGGCAAGGATATGCAGGCTTTTGCCGACAATGAATACACCCTCATCCCCGGCGGCACCAACATCCGGCTCATGTTCCCGCGGGAGATCTCGCAGCAGGCGGTCATCACCCACATGGCCCGCAGCCTGGACCTGGACTTTTCCATTGTGGGCGGCAAGCTGGAGCGCTACCTGGACGACGTGTTCGGCTTTCTTATCATCAACGTGCCGGACCAGAGCAGGGACACTGTGCTGCGCTACCTGAAGGACCACCGGCTGTACTGGGAGATTCTGGAGTATCCGCAGGCAGAGAAGGAGGCGGCGCATGACCGGGCAGCTGACTGA
- a CDS encoding methionine ABC transporter permease — MTGQLTDMGAAAQIFWPLWERLLDKWPEIVTATWETLQMVLLSTVFSLASGFLLAILMIVTNPLMSLRPCRPVYQVVDFVVNLLRSFPFIILLIAIIPVTRLVVGTSIGSAAAIVPLTVAAAPFVARLIEGCFLEVDKGVIEAARSFGASNGQIIFRVLLPEALPSIVLNVAVIAITLLGYSAMAGTVGGGGLGDLAVKYGYNRFQVDIMVYSVVILCILVLVIQGLCNLLYKLLR, encoded by the coding sequence ATGACCGGGCAGCTGACTGACATGGGCGCGGCGGCGCAGATCTTCTGGCCCCTGTGGGAGCGCCTGCTGGACAAGTGGCCGGAAATCGTCACCGCCACCTGGGAGACGCTGCAGATGGTGCTGCTCTCCACGGTCTTTTCTCTGGCATCGGGCTTTTTACTGGCCATCCTCATGATCGTGACCAATCCCCTCATGAGCCTGCGCCCCTGTCGCCCGGTTTACCAGGTGGTGGATTTTGTGGTCAATCTGCTGCGTTCCTTCCCCTTCATCATTCTGCTCATTGCCATTATCCCCGTTACGCGGCTGGTGGTGGGCACCTCCATCGGCAGCGCCGCGGCCATTGTGCCCCTCACCGTGGCGGCCGCGCCCTTTGTGGCCCGCCTCATTGAAGGCTGTTTTCTGGAGGTGGACAAGGGCGTCATTGAGGCCGCGCGGTCCTTCGGGGCCAGCAACGGGCAGATCATTTTTCGTGTGCTGCTGCCGGAAGCCTTGCCCTCCATTGTGCTCAACGTGGCGGTCATTGCCATCACCTTGCTGGGCTATTCGGCTATGGCGGGCACCGTGGGCGGCGGCGGTCTGGGCGATCTGGCCGTCAAATACGGCTACAACCGCTTTCAGGTGGACATCATGGTTTATTCTGTGGTGATCCTCTGCATCCTGGTGCTGGTCATTCAGGGCCTCTGCAATCTGCTTTACAAACTGCTGCGCTGA
- a CDS encoding MetQ/NlpA family ABC transporter substrate-binding protein, whose translation MKRLLSSLVLLLLMAAPALAAEDIVVGVTPFPHKDIMLVAKPLLAKEGYNLVLKDFTDYVQPNMALAGKQLFANFFQHQPYLDNMNKEKNLGLVSIAKVHIEPLGIYSKKIKKLDQIKKGDIISVPNDPTNEARALRLLETKGLIGIKPGALVTVADITKNPLSLKIHELDAAQLPRTLEDVTAAVINTNFAGEAGLIPARDALAMEGSESPYANIIVVRAADKDSPKAKALVKAVQSPEVKAYIEKVLVPKGIMPAF comes from the coding sequence ATGAAACGTCTGCTCTCGTCACTGGTTCTGCTGCTGCTGATGGCCGCCCCCGCCCTGGCTGCCGAAGACATTGTGGTGGGCGTCACGCCTTTTCCCCACAAGGACATTATGCTGGTGGCCAAGCCCCTGCTGGCCAAAGAAGGCTACAACCTGGTGCTCAAGGACTTTACCGACTACGTGCAGCCCAATATGGCCCTGGCCGGCAAGCAGCTGTTCGCCAACTTTTTTCAGCATCAGCCCTACCTGGACAATATGAACAAGGAAAAGAACCTGGGTCTTGTATCCATTGCCAAGGTGCATATTGAGCCTCTGGGCATCTATTCCAAAAAAATCAAAAAGCTGGACCAGATCAAAAAGGGCGACATCATTTCCGTGCCCAACGACCCTACCAATGAAGCCCGCGCCCTGCGCCTGCTGGAAACCAAGGGCCTTATCGGCATCAAGCCCGGCGCGCTGGTGACCGTGGCCGACATCACCAAAAATCCGCTCAGTCTCAAAATTCACGAGCTGGACGCCGCCCAGCTGCCCCGCACTCTGGAGGATGTGACCGCCGCCGTCATCAACACCAATTTTGCGGGCGAGGCAGGCCTCATCCCGGCTCGGGACGCTCTGGCCATGGAGGGCAGCGAATCCCCTTACGCCAACATCATTGTGGTGCGCGCCGCAGACAAGGACAGCCCCAAGGCCAAGGCCCTGGTCAAGGCCGTGCAGTCTCCGGAAGTGAAGGCGTATATCGAAAAGGTGCTGGTGCCCAAGGGCATTATGCCCGCCTTTTAG
- a CDS encoding transglutaminase-like cysteine peptidase, translated as MDQAAPDNPAAVRPQSAGPPQSRADAVASLPAVDQESSPAAPAKPSAPPHTTLRLFGTVEFRRPLSSLPGWLELLKRNAQHGIFTPGQVLKKGVTWAQFRAGAAGKKGVSLLRYVNAFWNAWPYREDRDVWGREDYWAIPQEFLRRSGDCEDYAIIKYFTLKELGLSPKTMRIVVVRDTVRNLGHAVLAVYMDGTAYILDNLSNAILPHDRLRQYRPQYSVNEQGRWAHLQVSRVP; from the coding sequence GTGGACCAGGCGGCCCCGGACAATCCCGCCGCTGTCCGCCCCCAGTCCGCCGGACCTCCCCAGAGCCGTGCGGATGCCGTGGCCTCCCTGCCCGCCGTTGATCAGGAATCGTCGCCAGCGGCCCCTGCAAAGCCATCCGCTCCGCCGCATACGACGTTGCGCCTGTTTGGCACGGTGGAGTTCAGGCGGCCTCTTTCTTCTCTGCCGGGCTGGCTTGAGCTGCTTAAGCGCAATGCGCAACATGGTATTTTTACCCCTGGCCAAGTGCTGAAAAAAGGCGTCACCTGGGCGCAGTTTCGCGCCGGTGCTGCCGGGAAAAAGGGCGTATCGCTGCTGCGTTATGTCAACGCATTCTGGAATGCCTGGCCATACAGAGAGGACAGGGACGTCTGGGGCAGAGAGGATTACTGGGCCATTCCTCAGGAATTTTTGCGCCGCTCCGGCGACTGTGAAGACTACGCCATCATAAAATATTTTACGCTCAAGGAACTGGGCCTTTCGCCCAAAACCATGCGCATCGTGGTGGTGCGCGACACCGTGCGCAATCTGGGGCATGCGGTGCTGGCCGTGTATATGGACGGTACGGCCTATATTCTGGATAATCTCAGTAATGCCATCCTGCCCCATGACCGGCTGCGGCAGTACCGGCCACAGTATTCCGTCAATGAGCAGGGGCGCTGGGCCCACCTGCAGGTGAGCCGGGTTCCGTAA
- a CDS encoding HD-GYP domain-containing protein, translating to MKTELAAKGMAANRYRIKKVMAAWAGLLLLAVTASLAYVLCTLQLRNMTQEILASQRDMQQAWADKAKESVRAWDAALQDQLRFVSTAEMFRLFAVDVAALPPEAVAALDAPDAAENDDAALASLADQKEYLSDLLQDTARGRQWAAARIVGLHGQDLVAPRDAPELGAAQLALARNAMEHRALRHGPVRVLGDGLVMDVAVPMYEVLGRGGENRSVAALLVSVPMDKALTAFLAVSPEQQRLFAPRLLQRCAAGVEALFVEEGRLRLTPVREPVAPVSAALQRRPGVLGGMVYAVDSLLSAQDWRIVVEAPAPAVDSLLLQQKKQIYGLGFLGSLGAALLLAFVWATLVSRAHRANAQHFQRLYVVIRRQKALLDSVNASLQVGLLLVDGENRVQMCNPAFARMLGREEESLAGEDLRRALPGPASTALLDRTPEGGVADSLEITLGDGEVARLYRVTLFPFAEQDDDAQDRGAWVGIFQDITEFRRQAEAERARQASSMAALVRAVESVDPNLVGHSQKMEQLVQVLAPQMDLAERDSETLRLASRVSQVGRLFVPRHLLTKTGRLTPEEQQQVMRAPEFAYHILRDLRFGLPVPEAVYAIGERMDGSGHPRGLKGDAIDANGRILAVVNAFCAMTSSRAYRAGMSPEEAIGRLRTDAGFDQRVVEALAKLPPKMLQAALSTAAGAGPEAGEAPAGR from the coding sequence ATGAAGACAGAACTTGCCGCAAAGGGAATGGCCGCCAACCGCTATCGGATAAAAAAAGTGATGGCGGCGTGGGCGGGCTTGCTGCTGCTGGCCGTAACGGCCTCGCTGGCCTATGTGCTTTGCACCCTGCAGCTGCGCAACATGACGCAGGAAATTCTGGCGAGTCAGCGCGACATGCAGCAGGCCTGGGCAGACAAGGCCAAGGAATCCGTGCGCGCCTGGGATGCCGCCCTGCAAGATCAGCTGCGCTTTGTGAGCACGGCGGAAATGTTCCGGCTGTTCGCCGTGGATGTGGCGGCGCTGCCGCCGGAGGCCGTGGCCGCGCTTGACGCGCCCGACGCTGCCGAAAACGACGATGCGGCTCTGGCCAGCCTGGCGGATCAGAAAGAATATCTGAGCGATTTGCTGCAGGATACGGCCCGTGGGCGGCAGTGGGCGGCGGCACGCATTGTGGGGCTGCACGGACAGGATCTGGTCGCGCCCAGGGACGCGCCGGAACTGGGCGCGGCCCAGCTGGCCCTGGCCCGCAACGCCATGGAGCACCGGGCGCTGCGCCACGGCCCCGTGCGGGTTTTGGGCGATGGCCTGGTTATGGATGTGGCTGTCCCCATGTATGAAGTGCTGGGACGCGGCGGTGAAAATCGTTCAGTAGCCGCCCTGTTGGTCAGCGTGCCCATGGACAAGGCCCTGACGGCCTTTTTGGCCGTGAGCCCGGAGCAACAGCGTCTGTTTGCACCCCGCCTGCTGCAGCGCTGCGCGGCGGGTGTGGAAGCCCTGTTTGTGGAAGAAGGCCGGCTGCGCCTTACCCCGGTGCGGGAACCTGTGGCGCCGGTTTCAGCCGCGCTGCAGCGGCGACCCGGCGTGCTGGGGGGGATGGTCTACGCTGTGGACAGCCTGCTGTCTGCTCAGGACTGGCGCATTGTGGTGGAAGCCCCGGCCCCGGCTGTGGACAGTCTGCTGCTGCAGCAAAAAAAGCAGATCTACGGCCTGGGCTTCCTGGGCAGTCTTGGCGCGGCTTTGCTGCTGGCCTTTGTGTGGGCCACCCTGGTCAGCCGCGCGCACCGGGCCAACGCGCAGCATTTTCAGCGGCTGTATGTAGTTATCCGGCGGCAGAAGGCCCTGCTGGACAGCGTTAATGCCTCCTTGCAGGTGGGGCTTCTGCTGGTGGATGGTGAAAACCGGGTGCAGATGTGCAATCCAGCTTTTGCCCGCATGCTGGGTCGGGAGGAAGAAAGCCTGGCGGGTGAAGACCTGCGCCGTGCGTTGCCCGGGCCTGCGTCCACGGCGCTGCTGGACAGAACGCCAGAAGGAGGCGTTGCGGACAGCCTGGAGATCACCTTGGGTGACGGCGAGGTGGCCCGTCTGTACCGGGTGACCCTGTTCCCCTTTGCTGAACAGGACGACGATGCCCAGGACAGAGGCGCCTGGGTGGGTATTTTTCAGGATATTACGGAGTTCCGCCGCCAGGCCGAGGCCGAGCGGGCCCGTCAGGCCAGCAGTATGGCTGCCCTGGTGCGCGCCGTGGAAAGTGTGGACCCCAACCTGGTCGGCCATTCGCAGAAGATGGAACAGCTCGTGCAAGTGCTGGCCCCCCAGATGGACCTTGCGGAGCGTGACAGCGAGACGCTGCGTCTGGCCTCCCGCGTATCGCAGGTGGGGCGGCTGTTTGTGCCGCGCCATTTGCTGACCAAGACGGGCAGGCTGACGCCGGAAGAGCAGCAGCAGGTCATGCGCGCCCCGGAATTTGCCTACCATATCCTGCGCGATCTGCGCTTTGGCCTGCCCGTGCCCGAAGCCGTGTATGCCATAGGCGAACGCATGGACGGCAGTGGGCATCCGCGCGGTCTCAAGGGCGACGCCATCGACGCCAACGGCCGCATTCTGGCTGTGGTCAACGCTTTTTGCGCCATGACGAGCTCCCGTGCGTACCGTGCGGGCATGAGCCCGGAGGAAGCCATTGGGCGATTGCGTACGGACGCGGGTTTTGACCAGCGCGTGGTGGAAGCCCTGGCGAAACTGCCGCCCAAGATGCTGCAGGCGGCCTTGAGCACGGCTGCAGGGGCCGGGCCGGAAGCCGGGGAGGCCCCTGCCGGTCGGTAG
- the cfa gene encoding cyclopropane fatty acyl phospholipid synthase, whose amino-acid sequence MLESFIGKMLASVDVTINGSRPWDIKVHNPRLYARVLRDANLGLGEAYMEGWWDCEALDAFFYRILSGGLERRFRFSPPVLLGILAYTLCNLQRVGRARMVAVQHYDFGNDMFTAMLDPAMQYSCALWEGASNLEEAQRNKMDLICRKLDLKAGMHVLDIGCGWGGLGRYMAREYGVRVTGVTVSKAQVEYARANSQGLDVEWLLEDYRSLTGTYDRVVSVGMFEHVGYKNYAVFMHTVRRLLASDGLFLLHTIGANKTMRSVDPWISKYIFTNGILPSIDRIGTAVTGRFIMEDWHNLGANYDRTLMAWARNFTAGRAAGAFHCSEKVARMFQYYLLSCAGAFRARDLQVWQIVLSPRGLPGGYVRPPLLRPGV is encoded by the coding sequence ATGCTCGAATCTTTTATTGGAAAGATGCTTGCCTCAGTGGACGTGACCATCAACGGCTCCCGCCCCTGGGACATCAAGGTGCACAACCCCAGACTTTATGCCAGAGTGCTGCGCGACGCCAACCTGGGCCTGGGAGAGGCCTATATGGAAGGCTGGTGGGACTGCGAGGCCCTGGACGCCTTTTTTTACCGCATTCTCAGCGGTGGGCTGGAGCGCCGCTTCCGGTTCAGCCCGCCCGTGCTGCTGGGCATCCTGGCCTATACGCTCTGCAACCTGCAGCGGGTGGGCCGGGCGCGTATGGTGGCCGTGCAACATTATGATTTCGGCAACGACATGTTCACGGCCATGCTGGACCCGGCCATGCAATATAGCTGCGCCCTGTGGGAGGGCGCGTCCAACCTGGAGGAAGCCCAACGCAACAAGATGGACCTCATCTGCCGCAAGCTGGACCTCAAGGCCGGTATGCACGTGCTGGACATAGGCTGCGGCTGGGGCGGCCTGGGCCGTTATATGGCGCGGGAATACGGCGTGCGCGTCACGGGGGTTACCGTTTCCAAGGCGCAGGTGGAGTACGCCCGCGCCAACAGCCAGGGCCTGGACGTGGAATGGCTGCTGGAAGACTATCGTTCCCTCACCGGAACCTACGACAGGGTAGTTTCCGTGGGCATGTTCGAGCATGTGGGCTACAAAAATTACGCCGTGTTCATGCATACGGTACGCCGTCTGCTCGCGTCCGACGGGCTGTTTTTGCTGCATACCATAGGCGCCAACAAAACCATGCGCTCGGTGGACCCCTGGATCAGCAAGTACATCTTTACCAACGGCATTCTGCCCAGCATCGACCGCATCGGCACGGCCGTCACCGGCCGCTTCATCATGGAGGACTGGCACAACCTGGGGGCCAACTATGACAGAACGCTCATGGCCTGGGCCCGCAACTTCACGGCCGGACGCGCGGCCGGGGCCTTCCATTGTTCTGAAAAAGTGGCCCGCATGTTCCAGTACTACCTGTTGAGCTGCGCCGGGGCCTTTCGCGCCCGCGACCTGCAGGTCTGGCAAATCGTGCTCAGCCCGCGCGGCCTGCCCGGCGGTTATGTACGCCCGCCGTTGTTGCGGCCCGGCGTATAG